AAGAGAAACTGGTGGCGATGACATTAACGGCACACACCATTTTAAATTTAGACGAAACAATTAATAGAGGCTAGTTATGAGCGAAAAGAAAATAGTTGAGGAGCGGTCTCTAATCTTAAACAGACGTTCTTTTTTAGGAAAAGCGGCAATGGGTGTTGGCGGAATAGGATTAGCTTCATTAATTGGTACTAATCTCTTTAGAAAAGGAGAAAATGGGTTATATACTGCAGATAGTGGCCCGGCCGGAGTAAAGGGAGTATTAGATTCCTTACATCATCCATCGAAAATAAAAAGGGTTATTTACCTTTTTCAAAGCGGTGGACCTTCGCAATTAGAACTGTTCGATTATAAACCTCTTTTAAATCAGCGTAGAGGGGAAGATTTACCAGAATCTATTCGTAATGGGCAACGTTTAACAGGGATGACTTCCGGACAGGATAAATTCCCATTGGTAGGCTCTAATTTCGGATTTCAAAGACATGGTAAAAATGGCACATACATAAGTGACCTCTTGCCATATACCGCCAAAATGGTGGACGATATATGTATCGTAAAATCAATGTATACAGAGGCAATTAATCATGACCCTGCGGTTACGTTTTTTCAAACAGGATCACAGCAACCGGGCAGACCAAGTATTGGCTCGTGGTTAAGTTATGGTTTGGGTAGTGAAAATGAAAATTTACCTGCATTTACAGTGTTACTTTCCAGGGGCTCAGGTAGGCCAAATGGTCAACCTTTATATACCAGGCTTTGGGGTAACGGATTTTTACATTCGCTACACCAAGGGGTACAGTTTAGAGCGGCAAAAGATCCCGTTTTATATTTAAATGATCCAAAAGGAACTACGGCAGATGTAAAAAGGTCTATGCTGGATAAATTGGCTGAACTTAATGACCAACATTATCAGGAATCTGGCGACCCAGAAATACAAAGTAGAATTGCCCAGTACGAAATGGCATACAGAATGCAAACGTCGGTGCCCGATGTTATGAATACTGATGGCGAACCAGATTATATCTATAAAATGTATGGCTCAGATGCGAAGATACCGGGTACTTTTGCCGCAAACTGTTTGTTAGCGAGAAGGCTAGCGGAGAAAGATGTTCGTTTTATTCAATTGTACCATATGGGTTGGGATCAACATGATAATCTGCCAGGTGCTATACAAAAACAGGCAAAAGATGTAGATCAAGCTTCTGCAGCATTGGTTGCCGATTTAAAGCAACGGGGTATGTTAGAGGATACCTTGGTAATTTGGGGAGGAGAATTTGGTAGAACAAATTACTCACAAGGCTTACTAACCGATACAACTTATGGCAGAGATCACCACCCTAGATGTTTTACGATGTGGATGGCCGGTGGGGGCATAAAACCAGGAATCGTTTACGGGGAAACAGATGAATTTGGCTATAACGTAGTTAAAGACCCAGTACACGTGCATGATTTTCAAGCAACAATGCTACATCAATTGGGTATTGACCATGAAAAATTCACCTATAAATATCAAGGTAGACGTTTTAGACTAACCGATGTTGAAGGCAAAGTAATCAACGATATTTTATCTTAATGGAGCGAAGAAAATTTATTATAAATACTGTTGCCGCTTCTGCTGGAATATTAACGTATTCTTCTTTAGGTGCCAATATATTGGAATATAAAGATGCCATTATTGGTCACGGTAGTCATCGGTATAAGATAGATTTAAACTGGGGTGCATTGAACCCTACTTATTATCCGGTTAATGATTGCCACGAAATGGTGCAAGATTCTAAAGGTAGAATTTTACTATTAACGAACCACACCAAAAATAACGTTATTGTTTATGATCGTTCTGGTAAATTATTAGAAACCTGGGGTACAGATTACCCTGGAGCACACGGACTAACCCTCAACGTTGAAAATGGTGAAGACTTTCTGTATATAGCCGATAACAATCGTCATGAGGTGATTAAGACCACAATAGACGGTAAGGTGGTTCAGGTGTTTTCATATCCGAAGGAATCAGGTAATTACACGTCGAAAAAACAATATATACCTACCGAAACAGCTATCGCAGCGAATGGAGATCTTTATATTGCCGATGGTTATGGTGCGCAGTATATTATGCGCTACAATGCCAAAGGTGAGTTGCTACAAACTTTTGGCGGTAAAGGTGATGCGGATAACCTTTTTAATAATGCCCACGGAATTTGTATAGATACTAGAGGAGGAAAAACACC
The genomic region above belongs to Maribacter hydrothermalis and contains:
- a CDS encoding NHL repeat-containing protein translates to MERRKFIINTVAASAGILTYSSLGANILEYKDAIIGHGSHRYKIDLNWGALNPTYYPVNDCHEMVQDSKGRILLLTNHTKNNVIVYDRSGKLLETWGTDYPGAHGLTLNVENGEDFLYIADNNRHEVIKTTIDGKVVQVFSYPKESGNYTSKKQYIPTETAIAANGDLYIADGYGAQYIMRYNAKGELLQTFGGKGDADNLFNNAHGICIDTRGGKTPELLITARQQNKLKRFTMDGEFLASIDLPGAFICRPVIKGDNVYLATIWSGDGSDGTGFISILDKENKLISAPGGCTPIYGKNGLEPMYQSIKIFTHPHDVCVDDDDNLYVAQWNSGKTYPIKLNRI
- a CDS encoding DUF1501 domain-containing protein codes for the protein MSEKKIVEERSLILNRRSFLGKAAMGVGGIGLASLIGTNLFRKGENGLYTADSGPAGVKGVLDSLHHPSKIKRVIYLFQSGGPSQLELFDYKPLLNQRRGEDLPESIRNGQRLTGMTSGQDKFPLVGSNFGFQRHGKNGTYISDLLPYTAKMVDDICIVKSMYTEAINHDPAVTFFQTGSQQPGRPSIGSWLSYGLGSENENLPAFTVLLSRGSGRPNGQPLYTRLWGNGFLHSLHQGVQFRAAKDPVLYLNDPKGTTADVKRSMLDKLAELNDQHYQESGDPEIQSRIAQYEMAYRMQTSVPDVMNTDGEPDYIYKMYGSDAKIPGTFAANCLLARRLAEKDVRFIQLYHMGWDQHDNLPGAIQKQAKDVDQASAALVADLKQRGMLEDTLVIWGGEFGRTNYSQGLLTDTTYGRDHHPRCFTMWMAGGGIKPGIVYGETDEFGYNVVKDPVHVHDFQATMLHQLGIDHEKFTYKYQGRRFRLTDVEGKVINDILS